The Marmota flaviventris isolate mMarFla1 chromosome 5, mMarFla1.hap1, whole genome shotgun sequence genome includes the window TCATTGCTGTCCTCAACTTTCTTTTTGCTAGGAGACATCTAATTGCAAATTGGCCTTTAAAGTGGATAGGAACAAAATCTTACAGATCATTCAGGGGTTAAGcctgaaattttcatttgttcaaatattgattatattttttgcaatgattttaaaattttattgatgtttaTTTAACTCCACTTTAGaatacttgtttaaaataatgtgCTCTTTCTAAATATGGTAAGTAAATTTTGAAGGTATTCTGGCTAATACAAAATGGttataataaaaacattctcCTTTTTTGGCCTTCATTAcataaggaatattttatttggtcgtgagattttgttgttgttattgttgctctTAGAGTCCCAGGCAAAgtgttaaaattcaaattataggAGGTAGAGATGACAGAGAGAGGATAGTTAATGGGTGCAGGGGTGCATTTGCATAGGAAGAATAACTTCTTATGCTCTGTAGCATAGTAGGGTAACTGTGGTTGacaaaaattaactttatatttCAAGATAGCTaatagaaagaattttgaatttttccagcacaaagaaatgacaaacgTTTACAGTGGTGTCTATGCCACTTACCCCAATCTGACCGTCACATATCACATGCATATATTAAAATGTCATACTACACCATATTAATATGTACAGTTATTATGTGTCAATCAATCAAaagcttaaattaaaaaatcagaactaCACAAACCATATATTTAGGATATAAACTATGTTTATATTTTGGCTTTTCTAAGCAAAtaatacaaaacttaaaaaattaatcacTGTGTCCTGAGaccttgatttcatttttaatgcaaaGGATACCCTGCTCATGCTTTTATCTTCTTTGCTTTAtataaatgtggcatatgtatTCTGAGGTGGTATTCTTCCCTTACATTTTCTTTGCATATGTTAAGATTCAGAAGCAGCTATAAAGTGTTGTTTTGCCAAGAAGGAAACTATACTTCCTGCTTCCCCCACAGGCAGCTTTGAGTCTTCCACGAAGACCTTTCTTTCACTGCTCTACTGTGATACCCATTGTGGTTCTGATCCTGAAGCTTACTATGCACCTTTTCAAGCTCAAAGATTCATGGTGTTTTCTTCCTTGGATGTTATTCATATCCTGGACCTCGCACCATATTCGAGATGGAATTCGTCACGGCTTGTGGATGTGCCCTTTTGGAAAAACTTCTCCTTTGCCATTCTGGCTTTATGTGATAACCACATCATCTTTACCTCATATCTGTTCATTTGCTATGTATTTAACAGGGACCAGACAAGTGATGTCTTCAAAACATGGAATTCATATTGATGTCTGATGTAACTACATGGCTCATAGAGAAGCAAATGGTTCAGATGATGATAATGAAGGGTAGCCAAcattaaagtgaatttttaaaacacagatacttatattgtttaatttttataatttttgagtaCTTCTTGCTCAGAAAGTTatctataattttcttaaaaattttatttatagtggttgggtatggtggcacacacctataatcccagcgacttacaggctaaggcaggagtatcacaagttcctcaatttggcaagaccctttctcaaaaaaataagagttgaaatatatagctcagtggtagtacaatCCCTAATACcataaaaaaatttgttctatatCTCATATAGGTCACTCTAGTGCAATATTAGACTCTTACTTATGCCATGATATGTTTTTATTGCTGCTTGTGTTTCTGTGGCTTTATTAGTAGTTTTGTTAGATTGACATCCAGTTAGTTGTCTGGGATTATACTTGTAAATTAGTCCATTTCCTGAAGAAAAGCTTAAATTTTAGGATGACAATTTTATGGAAAGTTAACCatatttgggtctactttttcttgaAATGTTGAAACAATGAAGTGAccaaaataaatgagattatgAATAAGGTACATAGTGAGGGCTAACATGTATTTGTTTCACATATATCAATTCTGACAGAAACTTAACTTTTAAAGTACTTTATGAGTTATGATTACTGGCAAAATCTGATTCAGAGCCCTCGTAAGACATAACATTCATAAAAGACAGTGACTCACATTAGACCTAGGTTATGATTTCAGAAATCAATTTAAGATATAGTTATAACATGTTAACTGTAGTTACATTTACTAAATTTAGTATCTTCACTCAAGAATCtcattttagtgttttaaaaaacataaccaaatttaaaaagacGTTTGTTTAACAAATAGCATTAACAAAATTCTGGTACATATCATTTTAAAGGTAAACTCCTGATTGTGccattaaaatagttttagttgcTATCACTTTGTCTATACCCTGTTCTAAAATATTGTACTAAttaaatcatctttttaaaatcttcctgATATTTCAGGGATATaactattttttctaaataaagtagTTTTAGGAAATTtgctttttcctttgttctttcagATGGATCTTCTACTAAATGATTAGTATGTATTACAGGAGGAAAATTTAGTTGCTATAGACTATATTTCCACAGTTTCATGTTACTTTGATATTAAAGTCAGTATCCCAGAGGAAACCTTCTTTTCTTTGTGACCTATGTGCCATCTCTTATCTTCAGATTTTCTTACAGATTTGTGAATTATAATGCTAGTGATGTGTGCCTTATTCTCCAAGAAAGCAATGCCTTATCCAAAGCAGAGTTTTATTATCTGTTAAGTTAAAGAGAACTCTCTAAATTGTTAGAGAGGTTCAAGATCCTCAGAGAAGTAACCATTTTTCTTACTGTTAAATTTGTTGCAATATGTTATGTTTTACAGTCTATTAGATCTTATCatctgttatttattattttttaagagtaatgattatgtatatttgtgtggtATAGTAGTGTACATTATATAATGGGGAAAATTTGTTtcgagatttttaaaaagcatttgattTAAGAAATTCATGGAAATAAAGTCTTATCTGtgtaacattttctaaattacaaAACCCttcctacttttttctttatattaaacaaaaaaaattaaagggcctTATTTAAGAATTTCATGTTGGCATTTGGGGGATTGTACAATTTTTTGTTAATTAGAATGGGAATTCACTTTGACCATCACTCTTTGCTTAAATAGTAACTGGAAACTTCACGTGTGGGTCTATCTCAGTTTTTACCCCTACTGTCAGAAACATTCCTCTTCCTTTAAATGGTCCCTGAAGCTATGATTGGAACCTCCAGGAAACCAGCAATCATCTCCACATGTCACCACTTTGCTCTTGCTCCTAATGAAAGAATTTGTGTCAATGCAACATCACATGTTGGATTGTACTTCGTTTGCCTGCTTGTTTTCCCATCCTCCACACATTGTCTGTTCACTTACTGTCTGTCTCTCTGGGCTGTTTGACTGATCTGACTTCCCAGACTGCTATTTTCTTGAGCTATGTTATTCCTTCCGGCTTTGGAGAAACTGCTTCCACTGAAAATTTTCTGCTCATCCCCAAGTGTTGCCAACTGGTAACAGCTTAGAGTCTTCACAGAGGCCTGGGGAAGGAGCTCTGACCAAGAAGATAACTAAGGTGAGCCTTAGAGAAAAGAGAGCAGACAGGACAAACTCGCCATGGACCTGCACTGATGAGATGaactgggttcaaaggagctggctgcaacattaaactaagaaaacatcaaagaaattaCGCAACACACGGACATGAGTGTCTCAGATCGAGTGTGGGACTGCTCTGCCaccttaagggtcagcttccaGGCTGGAAGGTGCTGGAAAAAGAGAACATGCACacagaatctctttatttttatagggggaTGGGGACACACAAAGGAGTTTTGAGAGAATATTCCTCGCCAAACAAGGCAGGGGATAAGGTTTTAAAGGGGGGTTGTCCAATCCCATTGGGTAATGCCCAAGTCCAGGGCTAGAGCAAAATTCTTTGCCCAGCAAAGGAGGTCAGTTGCTTTGCACAGTGCATGGTGTTCAATGCCAGACCAAACACCCTTCTTACTCAATGCTGAGAGAGGATGCTCAGCTCATGGGCAGGGCGGTCTCCCACACTAAAGgtttatattttcaacttaccTAAAGCCCAAGGTATTCTCAGTCAGGCCTATAGATATAGGTGGGAGAACACACTTTTTATACTAGGAGTTTCCGTTGTTGGACTTTGTTTCCCAGAGCTACTGAAGGATGATTGAGGTCATTTAGTCTTGTCATTCTGCCTTCAAATTGGACAAGCCCTGTGATTAGCAACCATACTTTTACAACTTTCAAGAGAATTTCtagtaattttgctttttatatccGGTTGCAAAGAAAatagaacagtttttttttcctttcacattgTCAGTATGCATAAAGTCTGCATATACAAAGTCCAATTTATGATATAATAGCTATAAGGCTCACAGGCACCTTGCACAACTTTGTGGCAACCAAGAAAACATCAGGATGGCAGAATAGGTGATGCCCAAACCTCTGAGTATGAAATTCTGTAAAAACTTTTAGATACCATTGCCATATTTTAAATACTGTAAGCATAAATAATGATGTATCTTATGCTGTATATTAAATTCTCCTTTAAAAGCAAACTATTTCATATGATTGCACCAGCTAAGTAGTAAAATGCGAATATCTAAATGtctagaaaattagaaattagaaaccAGCAACATCTTTTGATTTGTGGAGGGGAGAAGCAGCTCTTACTCCTCAATGGTTGGTTCAGGGGCCATGCTAAGAAGTTCAATTGCAGGGAGCAAACACAGTTGAGAACTGTGCTGGTTTCTTCCCTGCTGTGTCCAGCTGAATTTGACTAGAAATGTACAGAACCAAAAATAGTTGTGCTTATGTATCATTTGGCAGGCAGTGTCCAATGCTTTGTATATTTTGTGCCTCTTCTAGATGTCATTACACATTAACAAAGAACAAAGAATAGGATCTTTACCAATGTGCCAGTGCATCCAGCCAAATAATGTCATGTTATTTGATCCCTGTTGTACTGACtgcaaaatatattatacatacagccaGTCAGTAATAGCATACGTAATAAATGTGCAGAcatatttccatttgttttcctgTGGGTCCTTCTCTGTGCCCAAATCATAAtcttaataatgagaaaatattgaACTGTTATTGATTCTAAAGATAGAACCCTTAAGGAATTCACTAATTACTAATTTCCTCTATATgatgcattttctcttttatgtgttGAAAGACATACTGAATTTAATTCTAATGCAATCTGCAATGTGAGAGGTTGATTTTTATGCAGTTTTATAATGAACTTAGAGATACTTTGTGACAGGGTTATTTTTAACTCTTCATTTACAccaagaaatgtttatttctgatTATTGCAAATGATTTCAAGTATTGTAATGgttatatgttttcaaaataatctatTTAAATTGGAAATCTTAAGACATTCAATCTaactaaaatgcaaaataaaacaatgaggCTTGTTTGTTTATCTTCtgcttagaaatttttaaaaagatttataataCTCAGTATTAACAGGAACTATCAAGAAATGGGCATTATTGGTAGAacaataaatttacattttattgtaaattttattgtagaattttgtagcatattttaaaagtgcAAGCTATTTTACCCAAAAATTAcaattttaggaatttatttcCAGAAACTAAGcaggtatgtatgtatacaaaGGAAAGGGATTTGTTGGTTACTTAAGATGGCAAAAATAAGCTGGATGCTGTGGTGCTCACCAGTAaccctagctacttgggagactgaggcaggaggatcacacgttcaaagccagcctgggctacttagtaaaatcctatcttaaaataaaaagggttaggagtagtagagcacttacctagcatgtgtgaggctttgggttcaatccccagtactgaaaaaagaaaagaaaaaagatggcaaaaacaaaactggaaaccACCTAATAGTCTTTGGAGGATCAGTAACCTGACTCATTGTACAGACAATAGAGTACAAATGCCTAGTATTAAATAGATGAGGTAGATCCATGTGAAAATATATgtctatatgaaatattttttaaaagccagtaATAGAACTGCATGATTCCAGTTTTGTAAAATAGGCATACATAGGTGGATATGTGTAGAAAACAATTTTgagctggctcagtggtagagtgcttggctagcatgcataaggctctgggttcaattcccagcaacacacacacacacacacacacacacaaattgaaaCATTAACTACTAAGTAGTTGAAAATGATAATCTCTGGAGTTGAGGGTCATGAGAAATTTCTGCTTTTACTCTCTATATTGTGTCATGTTTTAAATGAGCAtgtatgctttttaaatatttatttttagttgtagttggacacaataactttatttcacttaaatttatttttatgtggtgctgaggatcgaagccagggtCTCTCATGtatgaggtgagcactctaccgctgagccacaaccccagcctgtgtgTATGCTTTTATACTGAAGCATTTTCTGTCATAAATTAAATTCTTAGGCAGGCTTGGTATGACATCAGCACCAGACTCCCTGCCCCTCAGACTCTGGTGCTCATTGTCCTGGTGGGGCAGGGAGCTGCCAATAAACTACTCTGTTCCCACATAGATTCTGCACCTCAATTGGGTCCACATACCTGCCTCTATTATTTATCATTTCATCAGATTCtagcaatatatcaaggtccaGACCCAAACCAAGAGGTTCACAGCAAATTCACTGATCTGAGAAACTCTGAATAATCAATTTCCAGAATTAATTTACACTTTGAATAAATTCAGGGCATTTCCATCTGCATCCCCTTGGCATTTCTTTACTCCCTGGTAATAATGATATTAGCATTTTACCCTTTGAACTGGAGTTGCAAGGAGTTATTTGACTTAACACACCCAGCAGCACCAGTTAATGTTGTTGCGTCAATATCTGGACTTCCCAATCCCATTGACCCCCTAAATGCCTAAACAGGAGAATGTGAGTACAGCCCCAGCACATAATGTGATCCTCCTCAAAGAAAGCACCCATCTGTAGTCACACACCCATACTCATTAGTATTCATTTGACTTAATTTGAGCACCATGCATTTGCTAGATCAGTGATATTGATACCATGTACATAAAGTAGAGGCAAAGAGAAAGTTGACTCTATTATCTGATGATAAATGAAGTCTAGAATACTGGGTAGTGGTTACATAACAGAGTATTCACGTGTAACATAGCTTAATGtcaatgataaaagtattctGGAGATGATAGAAGGGTCCATTGTATGTGCAGAGGCCCTGTTTGTCTTGGAGAGCCATGTGTAAATACTGTTGGTCCCTCCTCCTGGTATTCCACAGTTGATTGCCAGTATCTCTAACAATAGTCTCTCAGTGTTGGGCCTGGTTCGCCAGTAAACAGACTCTGATGTTTCCATAGATCCTAAACTGATTGGCACAGGCTGCTCTTGTGCAATCCAGTCTCCTCAAAAGTGACTTggaccccaggcccttccttctGGAAAAGGTCCTACCATTCCGAGGCTATCACACTTTGTACACCCTCTGCAAAACAGTGGGAAAAATCTGTTGCCTATGTGTATGTATCCTTGATAATCTCTTCATCTCAAGGTTCTTAATCACTTTCTGCAAAGCTTCATTTGCTAGGCCAGGTGACATATACACAGATTCCAGGGATTGGGAGGGAGAGATCTTTGGATTCAGATTGATGGCAGAATTTCAGGTCCTCATGCTCTTACAGAACCTTGCCATTCTCCATCTGTATCTCCTCCCTTTTAACTTGGCCAACGCTTGGATTGTAGCCTTGTGAGATCCTGAGCAGATGATCCACTGAGTCATACCTGGCTTTAGACCCATGGAAACTATgatataataaatgtgtgttgtttaaGTTACTAAATTTGTGCTAATTTGTTATACGGCAATGAATTGTTACTACAATTGGTAAAAATTCAAGTCATAAAGATGTTTATGCAGTGAAAAGATTTTTCTACCATGCCAGACCATCACCCTCCTCACAACAATCAATAACAAGAACTTGTactaattagagcaaataaaagaaagacagagagaaaaaacTTGTGCTTCATCATTCCAGAGATCTAATATGCCATTAAAAGCATTTATATCCATCTGcttgttgtatatatatatttcacatgtaaatatacacatacacatgggCAATCAATTTTTCCCATTGTTTTACAAGTTGTTCTTTTCACTTAAAGACCAGTAATCtgtcaatagtttttttttttaatggtcatgTTGTAGTCCATTGTGAGAATGTaacaatttatttcttctgtattgGTAAGTATACAagtagttttaatattttctgttaatGCTATGAGATTCTTATACTTGAATCTTTGCATACGTGTATCTGCATCTGTAGTATAAATTCCAGCAGTGAAACTCAAAgtatatcttcattttaaatgGATAGATATTGCCAAATTAACCTCCAAAGAATTTGCATCAATTTACATTCCTACTAACTGTGTATGAGTAAATACATGTATACACCATGTATTATGAAATGCTTTGATCTTTGCCACTTGGATGggtaaaaaaagttattttacttttacttgtgcttaaattatttttaataatgttgtccatttaaaaaatattcataagtgCTTATTATTTCTGTGAACTACCTATTTTTCTAATGAATCATTGGCCTCTTTCCTATTGACATATAAGATATTCTTATATAAtaatcttttgtccattttcttacaaaagcccccccacacacacacacctttgccATTTGTcttttattgagttttattttttcagtgatgATACAGGATCAAAAAGGGGGGTGATCTCCTTCTGCATATCGTGGTCTACACCCCTATATTAAATGAcaggttaacaagagaaaaagcataacaaatttatttgatCATGGTTTTTCATGACACAAGAACCTTCACATTGAAGACCTCAGAGACATGGTATGAATTAGTCACTATTATGTTTAGGTTCAGTAAATCATGGAGAAGTATAATTGGACAGAAAGGGTCTGATCATGATAATAGACTGAGAGGAGAAATACAGCCAGGcctctctgttcagatccttcTTGGCCTGTCTGTGTAGCATTCCTTCTTCTCTGGTGTGGGGTAGAACTCTTGCTGGAATGGGGTCTTAGGATCTACTATCAGACAAAGTAGGCCAGAATCTCTTCAATGGCCAACTTCAAGACAGAAGGGCAACGGAAGACGAGTAGTATTTGTAGGTTATGGCTGTCTTGGGTGAGGGGTTGGTTTTCATGACTTACCTCAGGGAGGAGTTGTTCTAGATCCATGGCTTGCCTTATGGGAGACTATGGGGCAAGAGACAGCGGGGGCAGGAAAAGGTCTGGAACTTAGCTTTTGGGACTACTCCTGAGCCCTTTACTTTGAGGTCATTTTCTGAGTCTGAACAATAGAATTCGACTTTTTTGtgtggtcaaatattttattctttccttgatGGTTTCTGAGTCTTATTTTATGCTAGAAAGTAAAATGTTTCCACATTCCCTTTGAGTAGTTAATTCTTTAAGTATTTCATCCATCAGAATTTACGGCTTTAAGCTTTTAACTTTTTCCATGTAGGTACCCACTTGTTTCAATATCATTTGATGAAAAATCCACAGTTTTTCCTAATATGATAACTTAACAACATTATATTTACATAAACGCAACATCTTCTTGGATTTATGCATCAGTGGCACCCAATTGTAGTTACAGCAGACTTGGAATGGATTTTAGCATACAGAAAAATTAGTTGCTCCTCATTGTTCTCTTTTGTCAGATTTTCGTGGggatgttctttttatttctatgagctGGAAGAACCATCCTGCTTTGATTTCCATTACTGACTGACCTTATTATGCAAGTCACCTAACTTCTGTGTCTCAGCATCCTAACAAAATGAATTGTGATATCAGAGTAAATTTGGGTTCTTCATGTATCtgaatcctgaaaaaaaaaaaagttggagtgTAAGTTGGAAGGAAACTATATTGTTAACCAGGAATAAGAAATTCTGTGCTAGGGAAATTCCCTACCTTAGCTCCAGGTTCAAACTTCGTTCCTACTGATTAGTCCTACATTCTTTCCTCTCTGTTTACTTTGGCATTCCTGATGCCCAACCCCATGGCACATTTAATTACAGAATGTAAACCATAAAACACTGCACTGAAAGGCACCTCGCTCATGCTCCTAAAAGCCATCTCAGCCAGAAAAGTTTCcatcttatttctaaagaatacAGCTTTCTGAGATatatcacacacatgcacacacacgcacacacattcACACTTACTGCCCTTGACCCTATTTCAAACTTATAAATTATCtggtgatatatatttttataaataatcctcttgcaatgtaattttttttaaaaaaaatttcagcatGATGTAGAAAACAACTCcttatgaaaaatgaaagttgaaagTATCATTAGCAAGAGTATTAGTTGTAGCACTTTATGATCACACCCACAAGATTTTATTCATGTAATGGAGGACTGCTTATTTGAGATATTTATTATTCATGCAACCCACACTAACCATCTACTATTTGCTGAGCACTGAGGTAGGTATTGGGTGTAATGATGAATGCAGGATACAGATCTTGCCTTCATTGAGCCCAGTCAATTGGAAGAAAGAAGCATGCCCAGAGATATTTATAGTATTAAAGATAAGTTagcatatatattaaaatgtgatttgcaacaaataaaaaactcagcAGACTGCTTGTACAGAACAGGTAAtcaataagtatatatttaatgattaaacccatttttcttgaaaaaataaaataaaataaaaaccccaacAACCTGATTTGTATGGGCCTGTCTTTtgagaatttacatttctaagaattttttgaagaGAATATTGAGATGAGGGGACAAAGTGTATAGGAATCATTATCATGgcataataacaacaacaaccagtATAGCTGAGTAGTTCAATGGGAGAGCACTAGttcagcatgcatgaggccctgagtcaGATCTGTGACCctgcaatgaatgaatgaatgaatgaataaaacaatagtaataaccaccagaaaaggaaaaaaccaagCTACATATATATTCAACGATTgggaaaatcaagaaaataaacaatgacaAAACCATGTGATTGAATACTATGAAAccattgaaagagaaaaatacacaGGCATTAGTCCTGATCtaccaattgaaaaaaaaatcacaaagcaagAAGTATTATGTGACTATTtttctaaagataaaatatacttacaaacaaataaaaaaatttgaaatggtTTATATCCAAATGTAAAGAGTTGACATTTGATTGCATTTTGGGTTTAAATGATTAGAATGGtgttatataaatgtttatttaatgatTTACAATATAAAGGGAGTATCtggttataaattattttttaaatttttatatatcttgCTAAAACACAATTATATATTAAtgtaagtacttttttttttttttgtaccaggggttgaacacaggggaactttaccactaagccacatcctcagccctttttacattttattttgatacagagtcttgataacttgcttagggcctcactaaattgctgaggctggctttgaatttacaatcctcctgcctcagcctcctgagccactgagattaagGCATGCAACACCATGGTGTGGGGAGAGggctttctgttgttgttgttgtttagtagGAACAAAAGTTTCCAAAACCCTAAAGTGTTGCTGTTACAGTAACAATGTTTCAATAgacattttggggtttttttgcaaACAGCAAAGCAACGCTTTCTATGCAGTTGGGCCTGAGCTGTCCCACATGACACTGATAGGAGGGGTCTTCTGCTCTCAAGGTCCAGCCAGAAGGCTTTAAAAGCAGTGTCAGGTAGCAGAGGATGGGAAGCAGGGAGTCACTGAGAGTCATGGGAGCTGTGCCTCAAAGAAGAGGGGCTTTTCTAGA containing:
- the Tmem267 gene encoding transmembrane protein 267 isoform X1, which produces MMASETEKTHALLQSCSTESLISSLGLGIFCLVADKLLQFSIIQQNDWLRALSDNAVHCVIGMWSWAIVIGIKKKTDFGEIILAGFLASVIDVDHFLLARSLSLKAALSLPRRPFFHCSTVIPIVVLILKLTMHLFKLKDSWCFLPWMLFISWTSHHIRDGIRHGLWMCPFGKTSPLPFWLYVITTSSLPHICSFAMYLTGTRQVMSSKHGIHIDV